The Patescibacteria group bacterium genomic sequence TGCTAAAAAGACGGATGCGATTAAAGCCGCTTTAGAGACGAGGAAAGCGGCTCTGAAGGAGGCTTGGGGAAAAGCCACAGTGCGGGAGAGAGTGCAAGCGCGAGCGCAGGCATGGAAGACCTTTAAGGCGGCGGAAGTGAAAGCGCGGCTTACTTATAATCGGGAATTAAAAGCGGCGTGGGCTACTTTTAATAAGGAGCGGAAGGCCTGCAAGATTACGGAAACTAATGATGAAAATGGCGCCACGGATACGGGGTTGTAAAATATTATCAGTTCACCAACGCGCAAAGGCGAGGTTTTTTCAAACCTCGCCTTTTTTGTTCTTTTTGCTTATGATAAGAATATTAGTTGTTAATCCTTTATAACTGAAGTCCATTTTTATGCGATTTTTAAGCCGTCTTTCGCGCAAAGAGCAATATATCAGTTTGGGGGTAGTTTTTGTTTTGACCACGATTTCCATTTTTGCCTTTAATCCATATGAATATGGCTTATCAGACCACGCGATTACTATTCCTTTTTTGAAATCGATAGCAAATCCCAGCCTATACCCTAATGATTATTTAGTAGCAGAAAAGTCTTATTATTATAGTTACTTCTGGCAAGCTTTGGGTTTTATCGGCCGTTACTTCCCGCTTAATATCCCCCTTTTATTTTTTGTTCTTTATTATGTTTCCCTGTTTTTCTTTTTCTGGGGGATTTACTTAATTGCCAAACTCATTTTTCAAAAACAGGAGGTGGCGTATCTATCTCTCTTTTTCCTTTTGTTTTTCAAGCCGACCTTAGGCGGAATGTCCACCTTTGACCGCGCTTTTTTGACGCGGGTGGCGGTTCTACCCATTCTGGTTTTTGCTTTTTATTTTTTTCTCAAAAAGAAGTTTTTGTGGTCTTTTGTTTTGCAGGGATTGGGTTTTCTGATGCACCCTTTAAGCGCGGCGCATATGATTGCTATTCTATTTTTAGCGTCAATCATTTGGATACGGGAGATGGGCTGGAAAAGATTATTGGTTTATTTAATTATTTTGGCAAGCATGGCAAGTCCAATTTTTATTTGGAAGATTATTTCCTCGCCTCCTTCCGTGAGCCTTTTGCACGCGAACGCAGATTGGTTAGAACTGCTTCGCTTGCGGTCCGCTGATGAAATTTTCCCCTTTTCTTGGTCTCGGGTAGTTTTTTTGGAGGCGGGATTAGTCTTTTTAGCTTTTTTAGCAAGTTGGAAATACAAGCCGCAAGCCCAATACCATCGGATCATCATTGGCGCCGCCTTTTTAATAATTGGTTTTTGCATTTTGGGCACAATCTTTTCGGAAATTTATTCCTTCCCTCTGGCGCTGAATTTACAGCTCTTCCGCAGTTTTCAGTGGTTAGTTTATTTAGCTTTCATCTATTTTGCCAATTATGTTTTTCAGGAACTTCGAAGCGGCAGGGGATTATGTAAATTATCAGCAGTTCTTCTCGCTCTCGGCATTTTTTATGGAGCAAGCAACTGGGTTTATGGTTACGCGGCTTTTTTGATTTTAGCGTTGCTCTTGGTTTTAAAAAAGAGAGGAACAGATTCTAAATTACCGCGCTATTTTGTCCACGCTCTTTTGGCTGTGGTTCTAATTTTAGGCAGTATTTTTTACTTTCAGGGAGAAAGATTTTCTTGGGGTAATCATCAAGAGAAATTTTGGCTGGATGTGGCGAAAAAAGCGAAGGCAGAGACAGGACAAAGGGATGTGTTCATTGTGCCGCCTCATTTAGAGGGTTTTCGTATTGAATCGGAGAGAACAATCTACGGCGACTGGAAAGACGGGACTTTGACTTTTTACAATCCGGCTTTTGGCAAGGAGTGGCTTATGAGGATGCAAAGACTGGGTTATCAGAGGGATGTTCCTTTGAAAGAGAGTTTTTTTGTTCTTTCGGAAGCAGATTTTCGCGCCATCGCGAAAGAAACGCGGCAAAGAGCGGGGGAGAAATCTCGGGTTTTTCTGGTAACTTTCCGCAATGGGAAACAACTTAATTTTCCCTTGGCTTATGGGAATGAGAAGTTTTTGGTTTATGAAATTAAGTAGAATATAAAGAATAAAGCATTTTTTATTTATTTAAGAAATCCGTAAAACAAGAAACAAAAAATAAGAAATGAGCAAGAAACAAAAAATACCAAATAATAAATATTGAAAGGCGAAAGTATAGCACAGCGAATACCGTAGTCTAAATTTCAGGGCATTGTTTCATAAATTATTAATTAATCTTTATCTTACAATTCAGATAGACTATAATTTAAAGACTAATGCTCTAAATTCTACATTCTACATTCCAAATTCTAAATTTTAACCTATGAATGAGGTTGAAGAAATTAAAAATCGGCTTAATGTTGCCGATGTAATCGCGGACTATATCCAATTGACGCCGGTCGGCGCCAATTTCAAAGCCCGTTGTCCTTTTCACAGCGAGAAAACGCCATCTTTTTATGTTTCGCCGGAAAAGCAGATTTGGCATTGTTTCGGGTGTGAAGCGGGCGGTGACATTTTTACTTTTGTCCAAAAAATGGAGGGGCTTGAATTTCGGGAGGCGCTCAAGATTTTGGCCGATAAGGCGGGCGTAAAGTTGGAAGCGCGCGATCCGAATTTGGAAACAGAACGCGATAGACTGGTTAGCCTTTGCGAGTGGGCGGCGCGCTTTTTTCACCAGGCTCTTTTGCGTTCCCGTGAGGGGAAGATCGCCAGGGATTATCTGGTTTCGCGCAAGGTTGGAGAAAAAATGATCCAGAAATTTCTGCTTGGCTATTCTCCTTTTTCCTGGAATCTCACTATGGATTTTCTGCGCAAGAAAGGGTTTTCCGCGGCGGAGATTTTCGCCGCAGGGCTTGCGAGCCAAAAAACCCCGGGCAGATTTTATGATCGTTTTCGGGGACGACTGACATTCCCTTTGCGCAACATCCACGGTCAGACAGTTGGTTTTGGCGCACGGGTTTTAAATGAAGAGAGGGATCATTTGGGCAAGTATATTAATTCTCCTCAAAGCCTGATTTATGATAAAAGCGGCTTGCTTTACGCCTTGGATCAAGCGAAACAGATGATTAAAAAAGAAAATCTCTGCATCGCAGTGGAAGGATATTTGGATGTGATCTCCTCCCATCAGGCAGGGGTCACCAACGTGGTGGGCGTTTCGGGTACTGCTCTTACTTCCGCTCAACTTGCTTTAATGAAAAGGTATACCCATAATCTTGCGCTTTGCTTTGACGCGGACATGGCTGGAGTCGGAGCCGCCAAGCGCGGCATTGAAAACGCAATCGCGGCTGGCTTAGCTGTCCGCGTCATTATTTTACCTAAAGACGAGGATCCCGATTCTTTGATCAGGAAAAATCCAGAGCTTTGGCGTGAAGCCACCAAGCGAGCAGTCGGAATTATGGAATTCTATTTTGATCTAGCTTTAAAGCGTTACAACCCAGAGGATCTTGCGGGAAAGAAAATGATTGCCGCTGAAGTTTTACCAACAGTTAAAAAAATACCAGACCAGATTGAACAAGCCTATTATTTACAAAAGTTGTCATCTCTCATTAACATTCGCGAGGAATCTTTGCGCGAGGCAATGGCTAGAATAGATTTAACTTTTCAATATTCTCAAAATCCTGATCGCAATACTGTCGCACCGCCAGCGGATTTTAGCCCTGCGCCCGCGGATATCGTAGGCCGCCGTCTTTTAGGTCTCGGCTTAAAATACCCCCGTTTTTTAGGGGAAATTTTAGAGGAATCCAAACCCTCTATTTTATCCTCCGAATGGCAGGATATTTACAAAGTCTTAAGCGAATATTATAATAAGAGAAGGAGCTTTGATTTTATTCATTTTAAGCGAAAAATTCAGACTTCCCATCCGCAGTATGTCACGCGTTTAGAAGTGGCTATTTTAGATGTGGAAAAAGATTTAGAAGAAAATGACCAAAAGGAGGACATTATCGCTTTAGAGGTGCAACAGGCTTTAAAAAGGCTTAAGGAGCAGTATTATAGACAAAAATTAGAAGCGATTGAACTTCAAATGCAGAGAGCGGAAAATATCAAAGATAGAATTCTCTTACAGAGTTTGACTAAACAACTTCAATCTTTCACCCAAAAATTGGGGAAATTATAGGTATAAATTTTTAAACTTTCATTCCTGCCTGCCTATCGGCAGATAGGTCTGCCAGCAGGCATGATTTAACTTTTAATTTAACCTTCGTGCCTCGTCGTAAAAAAACAACAGTGAGGCGCAAATCGCGCCGCAAGAAATCTTACAAGCGGAGTCCGCAGCCCAAAAAAATGGGAATAAAGAAGAGGAAAAAAAATAAGCCTAAAACTAAAAGAACGGCTTGGCAGAGAGCTCGCCCCGCAAGGAAGAGAAAACCTCTTTATTTTTCGCGCGCGAAAAAAAGCGCCGCTAGGCGCAAAAAGACCCGTCGTCCAGTCAGGCGGACGAGGCGGAAAAGCGCGGTTTCGCAAACGAAATTAGATTATCTTTTTCATAAAGGCAAAGAGCAGGGTTTTATCACGGTGAACGAGATTTTAGCAGCAATTCCTGAGATTGAAGATTACGAAGAAGCTCTAGACGATTTTTTATCTAAATTAGAAGAAGAGGGAGTGAGTATAGAAGAAACCAAAGGGGATTTAATTGAGAAGGCAGAAGAGAGCGGGGAGGAAGAAGGGGAGAAGTCTCCGAAAGAAATAGGATTTTGGGAGGGTCTGGATCTTGGCGATATCTCTTCAGATTCGGTTCAGATGTATTTGCGGGAGATCGGCAAAGTACCCCTTCTGACTTCTCAAGAAGAGGTTGATTTATCCAAGCGCAAAGAAAAAGATGACCAGGAAGCGAAGAATAAGCTTATTGAAGCTAATTTGCGCCTCGTTGTTTCTATAGCTAAAAAATACACCGGACGTTCTCTTTCTCTTTTAGATTTAATTCAAGAAGGCAACATTGGTCTTTTCCGGGCGGTAGAAAAATTTGATTACCGCAGGGGCTATAAATTTTCCACTTATGCCACTTGGTGGGTTCGTCAGGCAATCACGCGGGCGCTCGCCGACCAATCGCGCACGATTCGGATTCCCGTGCATATGGTGGAAACGATTAATAAATTCACCCAGACGGAAAGACGTTTAGTGCAGGATTTGGGACGAGAGCCGATGCCTGAGGAAATCGCGGCGGAAATGGGCATTCCCTTGGAAAAAGTGCGGCAGATTTTAAAGGTGTCGCAGGAAACTGTTTCTTTGGAAACGACCGTGGGTGAAGATGACGAAGATTCAACCCTTGGCGATTTTATTGAAGATGAAAAGACGCCTACCCCGGACCGCTTGGCGGGTCAGGAACTCTTAAGAAACCATATTAAGGACGTAATTCGGGATTTAAACCCCAGGGAGCAGAGGATTTTAAATATGCGTTTTGGTTTAAGCGATGGCATCTCTCATACCTTGGAAGAGGTGGGGCAGGAGTTCGGCGTCACCCGTGAGCGGATCCGCCAAATTGAAGCGAAAGCTTTGGAAAAGATTCGGGATCATACGTTGATTAAGAAGTTGAAGGATTATTAGAGTAGCAATCGGTAATCAGTAACTGGTAATCGGTAATATGAATATTATAGATAAAAAGATCGTCAAATTTTATGATCTGGAGGCTTGGCAGAAGGCTTATGAATTGGTCTTGGAAATTTATAAGATTACAAAGTTATTTCCCAAGGAAGAATTGTTTGGGATGACAAGCCAATTAAGAAGAGCGGCGGCTTCAATAGTAGCTAATATCGCAGAAGGTTTTGCGAGATACCATTATAAAGATAAGGTAAAGTTTTATTACCAAGCACGCGGTTCGGTTGCCGAGGTTCAAACCTTTTTGTTATTAGCCAAAGATTTAAAATATATTGATTTAAAAATTTGTAAATATTTAGGGGAAAAGTGCAATGAGGTAGGAAAGCTGATTAATGGTTTGATTCGTTCCATTGAGAAACAAAAATAGTTTATGAATTACTAATTACTAATTACCGATTACTGATTACGAATATATTCCGCGATAGCTCAATGGTAGAGCAACTGGCTGTTAACCAGTGGGTTGCAGGTTCGAGTCCTGCTCGCGGAGCCGACAAAAATATGGCTTAACAAATCCATATTTTTTATACCCCTTCGTGGACGTTAGAACTTTTTAATGATATAATGAAGTTATGAAAAAATATCCTCTTATTCTATATGCGGTGGCGATGGCAGCCGTCATAGTCGGTGTAGATTTAGTGTTCTTCAGAAATCATCCCTGGGAACGGCTGATAGTGAACATTGGCATTGTCTTGGTGTTCGCAGCTTTCTACTTGAGATTCCTTTATCGGTAAAAATAAACAACCATTGGCGGCGCGCTAACGAAGTTGGCACAAAAAATTGCGGCGGCGGAAAAAGAAGCGGCGAAAGCTTGGGCGATCTAAAAGTTTTTCAAAATTCAGCGTTCGGCCCCGAAGGAAAGCCTTCGGCTTCCGACGGGATAAAATTTTCGCTAAAAAAAGTTCGGATTTCGTTCAGCGTTTGGAGCTCATATAAAAAAATGGCTTATTTAAGCCATTTTTTGGTTAAAATTAGTAAAAATGATTGATAAAGTGTTGCTAAATATTACGTCTCTTTGATAAATTAGTAAAAAGTTATAAAATACATAGATCTTAATAATTTAAAGATAACTAAAAAGAAAGTATAAGAAGAAAGGAAGTGATAAAGATGGAGATGTTTAGTGGTTTTGATTTTTCGGAATACGGGTCACTCTCCAAGTTTGGGCAGCATCCGAAATTTGAAAGCTCGTTTAAAAAATGG encodes the following:
- the dnaG gene encoding DNA primase, yielding MNEVEEIKNRLNVADVIADYIQLTPVGANFKARCPFHSEKTPSFYVSPEKQIWHCFGCEAGGDIFTFVQKMEGLEFREALKILADKAGVKLEARDPNLETERDRLVSLCEWAARFFHQALLRSREGKIARDYLVSRKVGEKMIQKFLLGYSPFSWNLTMDFLRKKGFSAAEIFAAGLASQKTPGRFYDRFRGRLTFPLRNIHGQTVGFGARVLNEERDHLGKYINSPQSLIYDKSGLLYALDQAKQMIKKENLCIAVEGYLDVISSHQAGVTNVVGVSGTALTSAQLALMKRYTHNLALCFDADMAGVGAAKRGIENAIAAGLAVRVIILPKDEDPDSLIRKNPELWREATKRAVGIMEFYFDLALKRYNPEDLAGKKMIAAEVLPTVKKIPDQIEQAYYLQKLSSLINIREESLREAMARIDLTFQYSQNPDRNTVAPPADFSPAPADIVGRRLLGLGLKYPRFLGEILEESKPSILSSEWQDIYKVLSEYYNKRRSFDFIHFKRKIQTSHPQYVTRLEVAILDVEKDLEENDQKEDIIALEVQQALKRLKEQYYRQKLEAIELQMQRAENIKDRILLQSLTKQLQSFTQKLGKL
- the rpoD gene encoding RNA polymerase sigma factor RpoD; translation: MPRRKKTTVRRKSRRKKSYKRSPQPKKMGIKKRKKNKPKTKRTAWQRARPARKRKPLYFSRAKKSAARRKKTRRPVRRTRRKSAVSQTKLDYLFHKGKEQGFITVNEILAAIPEIEDYEEALDDFLSKLEEEGVSIEETKGDLIEKAEESGEEEGEKSPKEIGFWEGLDLGDISSDSVQMYLREIGKVPLLTSQEEVDLSKRKEKDDQEAKNKLIEANLRLVVSIAKKYTGRSLSLLDLIQEGNIGLFRAVEKFDYRRGYKFSTYATWWVRQAITRALADQSRTIRIPVHMVETINKFTQTERRLVQDLGREPMPEEIAAEMGIPLEKVRQILKVSQETVSLETTVGEDDEDSTLGDFIEDEKTPTPDRLAGQELLRNHIKDVIRDLNPREQRILNMRFGLSDGISHTLEEVGQEFGVTRERIRQIEAKALEKIRDHTLIKKLKDY
- a CDS encoding four helix bundle protein, whose amino-acid sequence is MNIIDKKIVKFYDLEAWQKAYELVLEIYKITKLFPKEELFGMTSQLRRAAASIVANIAEGFARYHYKDKVKFYYQARGSVAEVQTFLLLAKDLKYIDLKICKYLGEKCNEVGKLINGLIRSIEKQK